A DNA window from Hordeum vulgare subsp. vulgare chromosome 1H, MorexV3_pseudomolecules_assembly, whole genome shotgun sequence contains the following coding sequences:
- the LOC123451182 gene encoding uncharacterized protein LOC123451182 has translation MRRTAALLLLLAFSAAAAAAAAAAAAEDSATGALPAGKDNGTAIADTGVGRTGKDGEADPNTQQKVHEEGGLNNVIAENTNTDNSIEGTSTGKDEPVQKPNDKDGNTTSSTDFLQDPLIGECDPSHRCLIEKQKFIACLKVSGDSSALSLLMDNKGTNPLDVSITAPDYVILAEDTVHVEANGHNETQVSVSVSDTVNDMAIVLKVAEETCKINLETAVTRNTGRVIPMRLTPTYMLVPVFVLLGLAGLCVKLRRARKQDGGPSYQKLDAPELPVSIGGKKETDQPDQWDDNWGDDWDDEEAPSTPSNSMPNLSSKGLASRRSTKDGWKD, from the exons ATGCGGCGTACAGCggcgctcctcctcctgctcgccttctcggccgccgccgccgcggcagcagcagcagcagcagccgag GATAGTGCTACTGGTGCCTTACCAGCAGGAAAAGACAATGGTACCGCTATAGCGGATACAGGCGTTGGGAGAACAGGGAAGGATGGCGAGGCAGATCCTAACACGCAACAGAAAGTACACGAGGAGGGGGGACTCAATAACGTCATTGCCGAGAACACTAACACGGATAATTCCATCGAAGGAACCAGCACCGGGAAAGACGAGCCTGTACAGAAACCAAATGACAAAGATGGCAACACAACATCCTCGACGGACTTCTTGCAGGATCCTCTTATCGGTGAATGTGATCCATCCCATAGATGTCTCATTGAAAAGCAGAAGTTCATCGCCTGCTTGAAAGTTTCCGGAG ATTCGTCAGCTCTATCCCTTTTGATGGACAACAAAGGCACAAACCCACTTGATGTTAGCATAACGGCTCCAGATTATGTCATCTTAGCAGAAGATACAGTTCATGTTGAAGCAAACGGTCACAATGAG ACACAGGTGAGTGTTTCTGTCAGCGATACCGTGAATGATATGGCGATAGTTCTCAAAGTCGCAGAAGAAACCTGTAAAATCAATCTTGAGACTGCAGTCACAAGGAACACAGGCCGAGTAATACCAATGCGGCTCACTCCAACCTACATGCTGGTGCCTGTATTTGTTCTCCTTGGGCTGGCGGGACTATGCGTCAAACTCCGGAGGGCACGGAAGCAAGATGGCGGGCCATCATACCAGAAGCTCGACGCACCAGAGCTACCGGTCTCCATTGGGGGGAAGAAAGAAACTGATCAGCCTGACCAGTGGGACGACAACTGGGGAGATGACTGGGACGACGAGGAGGCGCCGTCGACACCGTCAAACTCCATGCCCAACCTGTCGTCGAAAGGCCTGGCCTCAAGGAGGTCGACCAAGGATGGCTGGAAAGATTAG